The sequence ttgtagcttaaggctacaaactcactcaataaaataaatactacaatatattttgaaaatctaaccgttgaattgcatgttctttacgcttttaatacacatgttaaattttgtgtcaatcgaatATCATTTACTagatgatctataagtttatattttgtgcataattttaaattacaaaaactttcaatttaaaaaatttattgatgacatagctattgatctttaattttcttaaaattttgcaagcatagaggatataagaagaagatgtaatccaatggtggatttgtcaaaattcacatctaataaaaagatattgagtaagtttgtagcctaaggctataactaattttgtagctaaactttgtcctaaatCTTATGTATCAAtctattttcttaattatattctgatttactatttttatattccatatgatattataattttagaaggaaagTGTATGATTGGCGATTTACCATTGTCCATCATTGGAGCATATCCATTAGAATCTAATCTTCATTTCAAATTAATTGTTAAAGTTCCAATTGTATCCATATCCACCCTATGGTTTTAACtcattagagcattagcatccagGGATGTAAAATAATGTCTTTTTACATCGTCAAAacttaatttatctattttaccatttcattttaCAACTCATCCCATAtcccagtttttatttttttcatacaactcattaaaataatataaaaggtaaactacatatttagtCTCTATCCCTTAtaacatatttcaatttggtccttaatcttttaattgtgtcaatttggtccttaaccttttagtgtcgtgtcaatttagttcttGTTGTTAtatcttggatgaaaattgatgacatgtcaaatggccaaaataaaattttattgtattgtcacatcaatggaagctgattttttattttggccattagacgtgtcatcaattttcatccaaaaattaatagtaaggactaaattgacacgatacTAAAAggttatggaccaaattgacacaattaaagggttagggaccaaatacgTAATTTACTCTAATATAAACTATACCAAcaactaatataaaaaattcagtttctATCTCTACTCTTTCATATCTCtttcctctctatctttctgTCTTTCTCTCTAGCAAACCCACACAACACCTTCCACCAAAACTCAGCCACACTCAACAACCCAAACGCCACCAAATCTGATCCAAACcacccaaatccaacccaaatGCCCACAAACCCCAAATCTGACCCAAACCATAGCCACATCCACCACAGTGAACCCATCCCACAATAAACCCACAATGAACCcatccccaccaccaccatcaaaccCACAACAAAAAATCAGCTACAAATCAAAAGCAACCACCATCAGCCACAATACtcataacaaaaatcaaagaaaaatccatCAAACCCACACATCCCACAACCCACGCCCATCAAACCCATCAAACTCATTAAACCCATTAAAATCACACCACCATCAACACCACCATCACCGAAACACTACTTCACAACAAACCCACCCATCATTGCAACACCACAATCGACACCACCATCACCAACACAATCCTACCTAGTAAAACCAGCCACAAATCTAGCAACCACTGTGACCCACTACCTCCACGGTTCCCCACAAATGCCGATGTCCACTACTCCACTGTATTCCCTTCACCACCAGGCTAAAATAGAGAAAGGAGAGAACAAAACAAAGTGGAGAGAGAGGATGagatgagagaagagagagaaagggaggctaaaatagagaaaagaataTAGGAAAGAGAGAGTGGGCTCgaagaagaataaaatataataaaatgattttgcAACCAGTTACAGTGAGGTTGGGAATGTACCAACCCACTGTATCTgggttgcaaatttttttacatatggCAACTCAGTTGTAGCatctttttatgtgtttggtGGCCAAAATAGCAACTGGGGAGTTTTTACACCCCCAATGCTAGTGCTTTTACAATAGAAATCCTCATCTACTATTTATTAACTGAAAATAACAAAAGCAACCACTTAAGACCATATCTAAGCACTAAGAAATCTGACATGTGAAAGGCAGGTGCAGTTTACATAGGTCCCTGTTACTCCAAGTTAAAAAATACTTACCAGAGATATAGATTGAAATGATTGGTGGAAAATGGAAATTGATATGATCAAAATTTAATGcttcaatttgaaattaaaaacaatatatgGCTCTGGCCTATTATGTAATTATTAAGGCCAAAAAGGGGTGGGGGTGGggaggtggggggggggggggaaggcaTTGTAGATGATAAGGGTAATTCTGTGGTTTTGATGAAGTTGTCTATATTAGGCAAAAGTGACGGTCCTAATGAAATCGTCAGCCTCGCTTGCACGTTCACGGCCTAACAATGGTAGAATAAAAGTCGATAGTTCCACCTCAAAGCTGACGACTGCACCTTGAAGACAACAAACACCTAAACAAGATGACTATAATGTATTAACGGGATATGAAGTTAACAAAGGGAAGTTGAAGAGGATAAGTGAACCTTTGGCGAAGTTGACATGGCTTGGCCTCCACACATaagtatataaggaaatatcttgtgcTCCATGCTTAACTCTAATTAAGagagtcctataaggaaaagatcccaTAAGATACGCGAATTAAAGAATACCTCTCCCATAAGGAAGCATCTTCTAAGCCAAGGAATGAATATCAAGCCTAtgctactataaaagccccaagaCCCTcaaaaccaaggtacgcataattcccCTTGCTCtaacactctagagttgtgaaattTCTTTAACCTAACCTTTGGAGGGTTTTTGGCCTGTACCACGCCAGTACTCTCCTAgggtcttctttgtttttgtttcgcAGGTGTTGTCTCGAGCACGTGAGGACTGTATAACTTACTAACGATTTTCGACATCATCAGTTAGCACCATCTATGGGAAATTGCAACTTGTAAGCCATACTATCGCTTCCcggacaaagagttgcatggtacttactcaCTTAATGGTGACCACCAACAATGTTTAAGGAGACGAACCATGCACAACCACCCCCAAGAGACAAGTTCAAACTCTCACCACTGCCATGGAGtgcctcaccaagcaaaaccatgATTTGGAAGAGCAGCTGTGCCAAAAGAACGTAGGGCTTAACGCATAGGAGGGAGACCAAGAAGGCACCAATGCTAAAAGAAGAGACCAAGAAGGGCCGAAAGGTAGTAATACCCTAAGCTGACAAGAATGACAAGACATGAGTCGTCCATACGTCATAGATATGACCCCACCTCACAGTCACAAAatgcagatgatgaaggaaTGGATGGACTTTATGATGAACACCCTCAAAGGACGGGTGTCTAGTGACCTCGATGACTTGTTCCATCGAATTGATTCGCCATTCACCGTGTTCGTCACTTCATTCCCCTTTCCACTGAAGTTTCGTATGCCACAAGTGGAAAGTTATGATGGATCTAAGGACCCCCTAGGTCACTTGGAGtctttcaagaccctgatgcaccttcataGGGTGGCGGACGAGATCATGTGCAGGGCCTTCCCTACTATGCTGAAGGGTCTTGCAAGGATTTGATTCAGTAGGTTGACGCCCAACTCCATTGGTACCTTTAAGGAGTTAAGCACCCAGTTTGCTTCACACTTTATCAAAGGGCACAGGTATAAGAAGTCCATTGTGTGCCTGATGAGCATTAAGCAACAGGAATGAGACGCTAAGGTCTTACATAGCCCTCTTTAACAAAGAGACACTCTCAATCGATGAAACTGACGACAAGATACTTGTGGCTGCATTCATGAATGGGCTATGGAAGGGTAAGTTCCTATTTTCTCTATATAAGAATGACCCAAAGACTAGAGAACGACGGGAGGACAGGCAATCCAAGCCCCCCTCAAGGAAGTTCATGAGCTTCTCCTCGTTGGCTACCCTAATTGACCAAGTCttgatgcaaatcaaggacgaaggAGCCCTGACCTTTCCTGACAAGCTGAAGGGAGATCCTAATAAGAGGTTTAGAGACAAGTACTGCCGTTTCGACCATGGCCACGGTCATGACACAGCCAACTACTatgacttgaagcaacaaatcGAAGCTCTCATCAGGCAAGGAAAGTTACAAAGGTTCGTCAGTCGGGAGAAAGCAGAACCACCTCAAGAGCAGGTTCCCCGATGGGACAACAAGCGTCCAAGGCCACCTCTAGGAGATATAAGAATGATTGTAGGAGGCACGACAGCCTCCGGTTCGTCCAAAAAGGCTCGAAAAACTTACCCAAAGATGGTGCGGATCGATAACCCTATCATCAAGTTCTCAGAAGAAGATACCCAACGTCTCCACCACCCGCATGATGATGTACATGTTGTTAGCATACGGATAAGAGACTACAACACACATCGGGTCCTAGTCGACAATGGAAGCTCTACTGATATCCTCTATTGCCCGGCATTCTagcaaatgaggattgacagaGAACAGCTGGTCCCGACCAATGCCCCATTCTTTAGGTTCAGAGGGACTAAAGTATACCCCCTCGGTGTGGTCCTGCTGCCCATTATGGTTGTTGATTATCCTCAACAAATCCCTAAAGATGTTACAATCCTTGTTGATGACCGACCCTCAACTCATGAAAGGCCATGACTTCGACCTACCATTTGATGATCAAATTCCCTACCGAATACGGAATAGGAGAAATACATGGAGATCAAGTGGCTACACGCGAGTGTTACATATCAATGTTGGAGATGGATGATCACCTACAGACAATGAATATAGAAGAGCAGTGGATAGTGGTAGAATCCATTGAAAGGCTTGAAGAGGTACTTCTTAATGACTCCAAGCCAGATCGAATAACTAGGATTGGCACCCTCGCCAGCCTGATGGTCCACCAAGCAATCATaacttttcttaaaaataacCAAGATGTATTTGCCTAAAGCCATGAAGACATGCTAGGAATCGACCCTTCGGTCATGGTACACAGGTTGAATGTGTCGCCCTCATTTTCGCCCATCTGTCAAAAGAAGCGGGTGTTCGCACAAGAACGAGACCAGGCTATAGCAGAAGAAGTCCATAAGTTACAAGAGGTAGGTTTCATTAGGGAAGTTTACTACCTCAACTGGCTAGCAAACGTCATGATGGTCAAGAAAGCCAATGGgaaatggagaatgtgcgtggacttcacagacctgaacaaagcatgccctaaagatagctaccCCCTCTTGCAGGTCGATGTCCTAGTTGACTCTACAGCTCAACACTAGTTGCTGAGCTTCGTGGATGCTTTTTCAAGTTATAACCAGATCAAAATGGACGAAGCAAATCAGGAGAAGACTTGGTTTGTAACCAGCCAGGGCCTCTTttgctacaaagtaatgccattcggcctaAAAAACGTGGGTGCAACATATCAAAGGCTCGTGAACAAGATGATCGCATAGCAGATTAGGAGAAATGTTCA is a genomic window of Quercus lobata isolate SW786 chromosome 2, ValleyOak3.0 Primary Assembly, whole genome shotgun sequence containing:
- the LOC115966979 gene encoding uncharacterized protein LOC115966979; protein product: MQIKDEGALTFPDKLKGDPNKRFRDKYCRFDHGHGHDTANYYDLKQQIEALIRQGKLQRFVSREKAEPPQEQVPRWDNKRPRPPLGDIRMIVGGTTASGSSKKARKTYPKMVRIDNPIIKFSEEDTQRLHHPHDDVHVVSIRIRDYNTHRVLVDNGSSTDILYCPAF